The DNA sequence AGAAAATCAAAGTTGAGTCCAATAACACTGAAAGCAAAATACGATGTTATTTAATTCAAGTAGTTATTTAGAGACATGTGGAGATACGGAATTTCCTGAGCATTCAACTCAATACCTCAAGAGAAAGATATTAAACTGAACTCAAGAAGAGAACTTCCATGTCTCCAatcaaccatgtattattttgtttattacgTGAACACCTTCTAACAAGAAGAAGTACACTTTATTcatgtttaaaaaagaaaatatgttgccattcattcatggcaaTAAATAGGGCAAGTGATGCATCAACAGCctgtaaaattatcataatttttcacttgtggagatacaaatttttttctcagtggtggagATACCtgtaaagcactccagtttatacaataaatagttttaaagCTATAAAGATGTCTGACACAAAACTCCAAGGTAAGTACCAGACACAGAGAAGTGTTAGGAATTgagttaaaaatgaaaataagaacACATACCTGTGCCTTTTCCAGTTAAGGTAAACCTGCAAATGTACACAAGAtctacaattattattattaacgtAGAACCAAAATAAAATGCTGATATTCGTAGCAATGATCCACATTCGTGAATTAATTCAAGTTGAAATTAAGCTGTATACATCtgttattgttaatttaaaaACAGCATCGCTAAATGGAGTTTATAAGTGCCCCAGACATCCaggagcttccactattggTAGCCAGCTCCTAGATGAGAATGCTTCCATGGCTTTCAAATCCTGGTAACCCAGCAATGAGCTCCCACGCAGAAGGGAAGAAGGGCACCTGTCACAGTGACATAATATACAGTGGAAACAAGGGAGGCTAGGGGAGGCATAACCAACAAACTACGCTCAAACGTGGAATGACGCGATAACAAAATACCTGTGGGTAGAACGAAATAGACCATGCAACAAAATAgaaccaaccaatcacagcaatGACCACAGTTAATGGCATGGAGTGCACCACTCTGATTGTAACCAAAACactaataaaatacaaaaataaaacattcatCAGGTCATTATTAATCAGAACAGCACTTTCTGATCAATTTGGGTATTAGTAAAGATTCTTTTAACGCTGCATTTAATGTTCTCAGTTGATTAAGGATTAAGGAGGGTTTTTTTGTCGCTATAGTGTTCATGAAACGATGgaagataccaaagaaggatatttcTTAGTGaaggcaaactataaatatctttgcaactctattgttgggtaatactttgagggcacttatgacgtcatattgGTTACCACAGCAACACGCCAGGTGGAAaaaaaggccctctaaacttcagttgctaaaaattatcggaaaaactaagtcggCGAAAtaccttttttatttctttgttggaaatctccctaaattctttaacttattagagagtatgacaaaaagttatctagtagaatttaagatacatcaAAAAATGGCATgttatagtttacagaaaattgtaccaGATAAATTTCTGCCaaacttttttgaaatttgattcattctgctgacgcATGTCtcttagttatggcgtgtgtaggttaGTCGCGCGAgcagctaaaaaccctttcgagcctccttaaatcCAAGTTTAAATTACAGCTAACCAAAATGTACCTTTCATGGTTATCATGAGTTGTATCATTTCTCTCCATGGAGCAGTCAAGAGTTGCTTTTCCAATTCCATGCCCTTGAACGTGTACTGATTTATACTTATTGGACTCATTAAAAAGAACCTGATAAGATAAATCAACAATGgggctgtttcaaaatgatgaaaaaaaccctcatttttttttttcagataacAATAACTTTTAACACATGAATGATgttggtaataataatttacaattacTTCTGATGAACAGtgaatgatgacgatgatagtAAATTGTCTCAGTAGCCATGCTGTTACAACAATGGTTAAAGTTTAACAGGGAAAGGGGAAGTTAACACTCAAGAAGGAAAGCCAGAGTCTAACCTGGAAGTGTTGGGTGGTTTGTTCAAAGACTAGAGCATTCTTGAGCAGGAGACTTCCTGATCATTCATCCCTAAGCTTGTTAGAGCaaaaattttacattatcCAAGCCAGAATTTTTCACGgttgattttgtttgctttcttaTCCCCCTccaccccaccccacccaTAAAGATGATAACATGGCCATAACTTACAAGAATGGTAAATATTTACCTTGTTTGGGACTTCAAGAATGGATGgttttttgttcttgataAGAATCACAATTGAAATATTTGGAGCCTTGTTTCCACTTAAAATGAACCAGAGGCAACGTTATTAGGCAATGATAAACGTTACGTTTACAAGTAAGGTGATAAAAATCCAGCCATATCTTTCGAAGAAAAGCgatgtattaattttaatgtaatACTGCCAGGTGTGGTGAGGAGGTCGGGATCGAGGAACAGTGACATTTTCTCACCCCAGCATCATCCCGGCTTCCTACCTGAGTTTTAGTTTTAAATCTTCTGATTTTCCAATTTCAACTTCCTTTTCATCAGAATCCACTTCTAACTTGAGTCCATGAACTGAAACAAGTATTTGATTAAGTAAGTTGCTCTGTAAAATCACTATACCATCACCCTTATCCAGATGTACAATGTACACAAATTTTACGCATTGCTCATTGTACAAAGCAAGGAACATAAGATCACAAAAATCCTTTCCTTAGCAATGTTATTTAAGTGCAACTTTTGTGACAAAACTTGTAACTGAAAGGACTTACATTAACTGATAATGGCGAACCTTAGTAAGCTTTAATAAGCTTACCTCCAATTCGGTAAAATACCGAAGACACTAGCGTTAACGTGAGAAACCCCTTCCAAGTCATTTAAATGAAAAGCTAATTAGGCGAGCGTATTGATCTCCACATCTGAGTACCCTTCTTTAGCTGCGGAACTATTGTGCAACACATATCcaggaactttatttttcgtcGCTAGACGTGACAAAGTGTATTAAGAATATCACTAGTCATGCAAACCCTCGTGAGAGTCACGAGCCGATCGGTGGGCGACTATATGGTAAACTGACACGACAGACAGAGCCAAAATAGACAAACTCAAATACAAAATGGCGGCTCTCTTGAGGTAAGGCTCCATTGATCTAGTTCTCTCATGTCTATTACTGTATTGTTGCGggctttcttttcaatatGCCTTTAATTTCTGGATTTCATGCCTCGTTTTGTTGTTAGGGCAAAATCTGGGCTTATACGTAGGaatttactttttgaaaaGTCCTTCAACCTTTCAATTCGTTTTAAAAGGAAGTCGAGGTAAGTTgaacatttctttcttgagAACGTGATATTTGTTGAGCGGCCCGCTATAGCGAAAGGTAGCGGGACTCTTAACTACTTCGAAAGATTCACTGGCACTATAGTACTGCAATCACTTGCATTTGGACCTTGACTCGGCGTTTTGTCTCTCCATTGGAATTTGGATCCCAGTGGGATATTACTAGATGTGgtacactcaaggaggaccacccagaaaagacaaaccaaaaaactaGACATGGCcaattcaagagggaccaccttgaacgcatcacgtaccagcaaattcctaaGGCTTACACGAAGCGTAATAAATCAACATGTAGTTGCTGAAAAATTGCAATGTGCAAACTTGAAAAGGTAGATGAGTGCACCCCTTACCAAGGCAGATCAACTCACCCACCTAAAAACAGCAGGGCACAATaagcaaacaacaacaacttttttGTCCTGTTGTAGCGTTTGTAACACAGCAATTACACGGACACCCAAGGCAACATATCCTAGGACGTACAAAGTTCGACTTGTTCAACCAGATGGCTCTACATACTCGATAAGGTATGAAGAACCTTTCAAAATCATAAAACAGCCAATTGATCCCACATACATGTCTGaagaggagaaaaaagaaagaatgaaCCGGCTCAAGCcagaaaaaccaaagaaaatatATGAACTGGAGGAGGAAGAAGATGAGAATTATAACCAAAGATCATGGACAAATTTAATCAAGACACAAACAAAGGGAAAATCATGATCCTGAAGAGGAACATTTACTGTTCTCAGTCACATGGTTTCCTAGGGTCATGAACTAGGTATCGCTGACATCAGTCGAGGATAGCATTGTATCACCATAGTGTGATTATCACTGTCTATTACCTGGTAATTCACCAGAGCAGACGTcatttgttaaaaataatGGAGAATGCAATGAAGTGAAGTAAtttctatttgtttttcttttcattttgtatgtCATGAAACTAGGCATGATTGGTCTTGAGGGTCATGCACTGGGAATTGTCATTCACCACAGCAACCTTCATTTTGACTACCTTGGAATAATATTGACAACAAACTTGCCTGATTACTCAGTTGGCACTACTTTTTTTTAGCCTTATCATTGTGCCCCTACTAGAAGGAGTCAGGGTTTATGCTaacacaataaacaaacattatGACATGCAAATTTCAGCATaaacttattaatattaaaagaTATCATGTAAATGTACCAACCAAAAACAGCAAACTGTTGTGCTGCTTGTCACAAggcaatgatgatgattttgTTGTAGTTTATTGCTCTTTTTAGTTCATCATCAGTATGTGTGGCTAGAAGGCATGAAGTCAAGCACATTTCAAGGGGGTTTGATAtgcatttttgcttttttctccaAATATTAAACAACATTAAATTCTTTGTAAAATATTGCTCATTGATGCCTTCTGATTTTTATctaattttcatgcttttcttccattcttttttacttttcttaaCGACTTATGGCGTTTTTTCTTATCTAATTTTCCTTTATCGATACTGAAATGTTTACTTtgcatttcttctttttctgcaAAATCACAGCAGATgccagtttttttccctttatggTCATTTTCCTTCATATATGTTTTTAACTCCAAATTATCTCCTGCGCTGTGGAAAGCTAAATCATTCACTGGTTGGGAAACTGTCGTGTCATTTTCGTCCATCCTTTCGTTTTCTTGCAATGGAATCTTTATGACTGTGCTTTTCACCTTTGTAGTTGGTTTTTGCAATGAAACTGCACCACCATCACTAGTTCCTCTGTGCATGTCAGGAGATGCTGTGCCGCAGTTCGGATTATTTTCTGTCTTTGTAAATGACTTTTGGTTCACGTTGTGATTTTTGAGAACTTCTTCAACTAATTCTCGAGTTGTGTCCCCGTTACATTTGTCAGCCTTGCCTTGAACCTCCCTGGTGTCTGGTACCAACATGTTATACCCTTCAACTGTCAACTCCAGGCCCCCTGTGTCAATTTCTAAACCAATATGGGCTCCTCCGAGAACTTTACCACGggattttttcagttttaaccCTACTTCAGACAATGGACTTCGTCTATTACTAATTTGTATCTTACTTCGTTGTCTGTTGATTGAGTTATTAAAACTTGACTGTCTTATGATTGTCTTCTTTTCCTTCTCAACATTATGTTTCCAACCCGCGCGCCATGCATGTTTTATATTTTGCAAGAAATTCGAGTCTTGAGATATGCTGCGTGTTGATTTTGACGTGAAAGAGGACTTTTCCTTTAGTATTTtagtgcttttttctttttggggcAAATTAACCTCTTGATTTTGTAGATCAACTTTCGCGGTCCTTGTGACAGATGCTTCTGGTCCTTTTTTGTAATTAGAAACGTCTTGCAGTTTACGTTCATTGATATTTCCATTGTGTGCTGTGGGTACCGTGATATCACTTCCTGTGTTTTCGGTGTCTTTGCCCAAGTGATACATATTTTTATCAAGTAAAGCAATTTCTCCTTTTGTGGGTGTGGAATAAAATGTCCAGGAACCAAGATGACGCAGCGTTTTACTTGGAAAATTTTCCGGGTAGTTTTTCGATGGCGGTTTTTCATCGAACAAACGATCGTACATGGTACTTTCCTCTTTGTTTGGTACCGTCAGCGGTGGAAGAAGATTCAGTACGTGATCGCGGCGTGTCAAACAACGTGATCTCATTGGAGTGGTTTTGGGTAGAGCCATTGTCACGGTGATCGAGCGTGTGAGCAAGTTGATTGTCGGTAGCTAGAGAAAAGAAAGCTgaaatgtaaattaaaaatgtagATTAGTAAATTTACTCCTAACAAGAAGACCTGTACAATCAAGCCAGATTATGGATCATCTAttaattgaaattcaaaatggcatTATGAAACTGCTTCAAAGTAGATTATCATTGCGTCTGACCGAATTAGGCTTGGTGGTGTGATTTCTGATCATGTTTTAACACGTAATATCAACCAGTTAACTTCCAAATCTTACCTGAGAGGAAAGCAATAAAGTCTCAGCCAAAAAGCAGCTTTAGTTTACTTTTTAGCGCGGCACAATCATTTTTTATAACTACtgtagaaaacaaacaaagaacaaagtAAAGTAGTCTGCCAAGAGACTCAGCCCTCGAGTCAATCTGAGAGGCTGTTCACAGCgcaaaaagtaaacaaagttGTGTTACTTACTGCTGTACGCTTGTTTATAATTCCTTTAGGAACTGTCGGTTGATTAGCATAATCGACCCATGATCCcgggaaaaaaaatccaagactGACCTCAGATGAACTGAAAAGTGTTTAATGGTTTCATTTAAACGAGACAGAACCATTTTACTTGTTATGCTTTCCAAACAAaacgaagaagaaaacagaGTTGTGTTACTTATGACTAGACACTCGATTAGTTTCCCTGGCAACAATGAATTGGCTCGCATGATCAGTCAATTATCTAAAAAAATCCGAAACTGACCTTAGGTGAAAAGCGTTCAAATATAGACAATGAACTTACGTTTGGGCGCGACAAactcattttatttgttttgtttcccaagcaaaacaaaataatcttACCAGTAGACACTTAAATACCATCTCCTTGCCAACGATAGTTGACCTAACTGCCTTGTAAACAAACTAAGTCATAAAGCTAACGTAGTTTCAAAAGGGACTAACGTAACTATAAAATAGATAAGTTAGAGCTTATTGACTTAATAAAGTGACCTCGTTTTATCTCAGAAGGAATGTAATATTAGCAAGACCTGACTTTCGGACGTCAGGGCAACACTTACTCAAAACTCGAGTTATTCGTAAAGTGTTCAGAATGCCGTCTGTGTCTTATTTCCCATGAGTCAATAAGGTCCTATAAGTAATCCATTAGGGTTAAGgttctttgtttcatgtgGAACATAATTTTTTGAGTTAGATAACGTCTTTGTTTAGTTCTTAATCCTCTCGACATTAATATAAATCACCCCGTCGCAATGCTTTCTCGCGCCCTGTGATTGCATCGGCTTAGCCACAAAATTGgtcattttaaattgaaacGTGACTGGCTCAGTAACGTTGTaagaaattttaaagtgaAAGCCAACAATCTAATggactatccactggataaatcactattcaccggataactcaataggttttcaTAGTACTTATCCGGTGGAGCGTGATTTATCCGCTTGATAACACTATTTAAGACAACTGAGGccagctttttaatttctccgtCACTGGCTTCTGCAGAACGGGTTTGCTCGTTTCTTCGTTATTCTTCCgtcgaaataaaatcagatAACGGACTTCAAATCGGACGGCGGGTATCCGCTGATttttgtatcacgtgatcatTTTTAGCCAATTCAACAACAAGACAACAAGCCATTCTCCGCCTAAGTCCAACGGCGCGTAAGCGAGAAGAAGACATTAAAGTCAAAACCATTCCGGAGAATGGCTTGTTTTGGTTGAGAAGGCTGGATCGACACCAAACCATAAGTGTCCATCCTTAATTTCCAGTACGTACAAAACTGCCAGGGAGGTTCCGTTAAAGTAGTTGAGAAGCGGGCAGGATCTAGACCCCTTCTCCGGCAAGAGAAAATCTGTGCAAATCATACAATAcatacacctatttcaaaaaacgttgtcggagagaacggcgaatggcagttgtcgaacggaaattgcacgaccgaaaggaactgtggtttccatatttggtatgcaaaaacaatgagttcTTCGCGTGGCGCTaaactagggagcttaagcaaccacgacgacgaaagcaacaaaaactccacaaatttgcatatttgacaatgaaacacagtatttttgcacgctttgcacgtgcatttttcatcttttgacattttgaagacgttctcgttctttctatgacgtgaaatgacctttttttgcagttgtgcggacaaatgttcaattttgtcttgtcccAAGcactggttccaatttaattccaggatagtcagtaaagcgcatttttcaggcataaTCACTTTGATTAATTGAaagatgattgcagaaacgcgaagtgacattttcagatgacgttctcgcttctgtcgacgtcgtgtttggtTAAGCTCCCTTCCGATACTGCCTTACGAATGGCCAACTGGCCCCGGCTTAACATGACAAACCACATGACTCGCCATCGAAGGTCGGCACTGTATGGAGCCGGCATTATGGGAGCTTATTTCcaattaatattcaatacccacatttcttttcagtcgttcaatcgccgttcgacaattgacattcgtcgttctccccgacaacatttcttgaaatagctgtatatataactaactgcagacagtactgtttcggccttctgggcttcatcagtgcagtgctttatatatatatacatgtatatatatatatatataggttGAAAGAGAAATGAAGTCAAAAGCAAACTACTCACAGGTCCATGTTTACTGTACGGAACAGACGTTTCGCCCTTTCGGGCTTCTTCAGTGTTCACAATACAAGCTAAGAGCTAAAAATACTTGGCTAGAACTAAGTCCGTTACAAGATCTTAAATATGTGAAAAAGTGATAATTACGTAATAAACGGATTGCCTAATTGCATCAAATTTACAAACAAGTGCTAATGAGAAAGTGACAAAATAGGGTAGCTTAAAGACAGAAAAGACAGCTTTCACAATAGTAGATAATTTGCGTCGCAAAGTGAACAATATAAAGTTAATTATAAGGTAACAatcacaataaaaaattaGAAAGTGTATAgatatatttagtaaaatccaactagtggtctatcatcaatgctgcgttctgattggttgagctactagtaggctatatgttatagcccactagtagcgaaaagcgccgccatatttgtaatgttttggcagtaaaagaggattgaagtctagcttcaattgtgaaagatgtttagtcttgatagttttttgaccaactaattggattttactaaaacaattattcctctcgccctcatggcctctgagtcaatagcccattcggccttcggcctcatgggctattgactcatagcccattcgggctcgaggaataattgttaaataactgcagacagtagtgttacggccttctgggcctcatcagtacAGTGCAGATGCTGAggtgaaggtgaagctttaaaagccacctcgagcttcccacaaatgtggtaacttagtcctgccagagtgctcaaactagagtactccagtgagcatgcgcaattgcaaaatagcaaggactcatcccagatagagtgctcaatttggtttttacttGCTGTCACTTGATAAGCCCGTCATGAAACAACTGTATTATTGtcatcaaatgaagatatgatcctcgcacttgctggacaatttaagcaattgtctcatggacctgaaaaattcaggtgattCAGTTTGACAATATTATGACGAAATttatgatcaataacaggacagacgcatgaaaaactgacgtcaatttgttaattcAAGCCAATAATATTTTCACTATCAAGAAATGACTACTCTCAACACTAATGCATTGATACATACACCcaaactttattttcattccCATTTTGAATAACGAGATTGAATTCAACGCAAAATGTGCTTTTCTCTGAAGACCCCAATTACTACATATGCAGTGCAATGCAAATGTATAAGACTTTTGTAATGTAATTATTTCGTTTTAAATTAACTAATAACCGATATTGAAAATA is a window from the Acropora palmata chromosome 14, jaAcrPala1.3, whole genome shotgun sequence genome containing:
- the LOC141866557 gene encoding uncharacterized protein LOC141866557; translated protein: MAALLRAKSGLIRRNLLFEKSFNLSIRFKRKSSVCNTAITRTPKATYPRTYKVRLVQPDGSTYSIRYEEPFKIIKQPIDPTYMSEEEKKERMNRLKPEKPKKIYELEEEEDENYNQRSWTNLIKTQTKGKS
- the LOC141866552 gene encoding uncharacterized protein LOC141866552, producing the protein MALPKTTPMRSRCLTRRDHVLNLLPPLTVPNKEESTMYDRLFDEKPPSKNYPENFPSKTLRHLGSWTFYSTPTKGEIALLDKNMYHLGKDTENTGSDITVPTAHNGNINERKLQDVSNYKKGPEASVTRTAKVDLQNQEVNLPQKEKSTKILKEKSSFTSKSTRSISQDSNFLQNIKHAWRAGWKHNVEKEKKTIIRQSSFNNSINRQRSKIQISNRRSPLSEVGLKLKKSRGKVLGGAHIGLEIDTGGLELTVEGYNMLVPDTREVQGKADKCNGDTTRELVEEVLKNHNVNQKSFTKTENNPNCGTASPDMHRGTSDGGAVSLQKPTTKVKSTVIKIPLQENERMDENDTTVSQPVNDLAFHSAGDNLELKTYMKENDHKGKKTGICCDFAEKEEMQSKHFSIDKGKLDKKKRHKSLRKVKKNGRKA